From the Pseudomonas sp. VD-NE ins genome, the window CACCCGGTACGGCCCTCGATGCCTTCCTGCGGCAACCGGGATTGACGCCGTTCCCCAGCCAGTTCTCCAACGTGGTCGACCGCAACCCGTGGCAGGCGCAGATCGAAGTGTTCCTCAACCGCCATATCGGCTCCTCTGCCGAAGGCCGGCCACCAGGAAAAGGCTGGGCGCATCAACGCTGGAACGAGTTTTACCCGCAAGTTGCCTACAAAACCGCGCAGACCGGTGCGCGCCTCAACGGCGGCCTGCGCGACAGTCGACAAATGCACGGCTATACGATGGGCGAATTCGGCCCCGGCGGTCTGTACCACAACGTCGCTGGCGTACCGGCGACCGATGGCACTGCCAAAGGTGTCGATCCGCGTTTTCACCCGAACATGCCGGTGCAAAACCACAACGCGGTGTGGACCTTCGACGGCACGCTGCCGCCGAAACTGTTGATGGTGCGTTACGGCCAACCGGTGATGATGCGCCACTACAACGGCTTGCCGATCGACCCATCGGCCAACCGTGGTTTTGGCCTGCACACCATCAGCACCCACGAGCACAACGGCCACGCGCCAGCGGAAAGCGACGGTTATGCCAACGCCTTCTTCTTTCCGGGGCAGTTCTACGACTATCGCTGGCCGATCCAGCTCGCCGGTTACGACAGCATCAACACCAAGGCCGAAGACCCGCGCGCGGCGTTCCCCTGCGCACCGGGTGAAACCCTGTGGGTCAACGACCTCGCACCAGCGAAAAAGACCTGCGACAACGGCACCATCAAGATCCGCGGCGACTGGCGCGAAACCATGAGCACTCACTGGTTCCACGACCACATGCTCGATTTCACCGCGCAGAACGTCTACAAGGGCAACGCGGCGATGATGAACTACTACAGCGCGCTGGATCGCGGTAACGAGTCGGTGAACGACGGCGTCAACCTGCGTCTGCCCAGCGGCAGCGCCTTGCCGTGGGGCAACCGCGACTACGACGTCAACCTGGTGTTCGCTGACAAGGCGTGGGATCAGGAAGGTCAGTTGTGGTTCAACCCGTTCAACACCGACGGCTTCCTCGGTGACCAGGTCCTGGTCAACTGGCAGTGGAAACCGACCCTCGATGTACGCGCACGCAGCTATCGCTTCCGCATCCTCAACGGCTCGGTGTCGCGCTACTTCAAACTGGCGCTGGTGCGGGAAATCAAAGGCAGCGGTGGCGAGTTTCAGGGGCCGAAAAACTCCGGCGTAACCTACAGCCGCGTGCCGTTCCACATGATCGCCAACGACGGCAACATCATGGAGCACAGCGTACCGTTCGACGGCAGCATGGACCTCGACGCCGACGGCGATAAACAGAACCACAACGCGATCCTGCCGACCCAGGGCATCGCCGAGCGCTTCGACATCATCGTCAACTTCTCGAAAAACGGCATCAAGCCAGGCGACAAGCTGTTCTTCGTCAACCTGCAGGCCCACGACGACGGCAAGGGACCCAAAGAGGTCATTCCGTTGGGCGACATCCTGTCGGAAAAATACCTGGCAGTGATCAAGCAGACCAGCAAAGGCCCGCAGTGGGACAAAGGCGATCCGGCGGTGGGCAAGGTCTTGCAGCTCAACGTCAAGGCCTACACCGGTCAGGATCTGGCGATGAACCCGGCAGCCTACGAACCGGCGAAACCGGGCAAGGCTGAGGGGCTGGTGATGATCCCGCTGAAGCTCCACCGCGACAACGTCGCCGATAAAGCCGTGCTGGCCAAGGCTCGCCACCGCACCTTCACCTTCGGCCGTTCCGACGGTACCGATGAAGCGCCGTGGACGGTCAAGACCGATGGCGGTTTCGGCTTTCACATGGACCCGCGTCGCCTGAACGCTTCGACGCAACTGTCCAGTGGCCCGACCGATGCCGGTGTCACCGGGTTCGGCACCCTCGAAGTGTGGAACATCAAGGCCGGCGGCAAGGGCTGGAGCCACCCCGTGCATGTGCACTTCGAAGAGGGCATCATCCTCAGCCGCGGCGGCAAGGCACCGCCAGAGTGGGAAAAATGGGCGCGCAAAGACGTCTACCGGATCGGTTCCGAAGCCGATGGCCTGGACAGCGTCGAGATGGCGATCAACTTCCGCGAGTTCGCCGGGACGTACATGGAGCACTGTCACAACACCCAGCATGAGGACAACTCGATGCTGCTGCGTTGGGACCTGGAAAAACCCGGTCAGCTGCAACTGATGCCCACCCCATTGCCGAGCTGGGACGGTGTGCGCTACGTCAACTCCGCCGCGCTGCCAACCTTCCGCAACGGTGACGGTATGGGCCCTCAAGTGGTGGTCAAGCCATGAACCGCCGGCACGGCGATCGCCCCGTGCATACCTCGCGCTCCCGGGCGCTGGGCATGCACCTGGTGCTGATGCTGGTGGCCTGTGTGCTCGGCAGCCGCGTGCTGCTGGCGCACCAGTCCAGCGTCGGCGAACCGCCTGCGGCCAGTGAATCCGCCACCCCGTGGGGTGGCGACTATTTCCCCAACACCTTGCTGACCGATCAGGACGGTCGGCAGGTGCATTTCTTCGATGACCTGATCAAAGACAAAGTGGTGGTGATCAACTTCATCTTCACCTCGTGCAGCGATTCCTGCCCCTTGGAAACCGCGCGCCTTCGCCAGGTGCAGAAACTGCTCGGTGATCGGGTCGGCCAGGACATCTTTTTCTACTCGATCAGCATCGACCCGATCAGCGACACCCCCGAAGTGCTCAAGGCCTATTCGCAGCGCTTCAAGGTCGGTCCCGGCTGGAAGTTTCTCACCGGCGAATTCGAAGACGTCACCGACCTGCGCAAGAAACTCGGGTTGTTCATCGAAGGCGTCGACAACGGTCGCAGCAAGGATCACAACCTCAGCCTGATCGTCGGCAACCAGACCACCGGGCGCTGGATGAAAGCCTCGCCGTTCGAAAACCCGTGGATCCTCGCCGATCAACTGGCCAACACCTTGCAGAACTGGAAGCAGCCGAGCATCGAAGAAAGCTACGCCAACGCCCCGGACATTCGCCCGCCGAGCAATGGCGAAGAACTGTTCCGCACCCGCTGCGCCTCGTGCCATAGCCTCGGCCCAATGGATGGGCAGGGCCTCGGCATGCGCAGCATCGGCCCCGATCTGATTGGCGTAACGCGTAATCGAGATCCGAAATGGCTGAACCGCTGGATTCGCGAACCGGATCGCCTGCTCGCGGAAAAAGACCCGATTGCCCTGCAACTGTACGAACAGTTCGAGCGAATCCCGATGCCCAATCTGCGCCTCGACGAGCAATCCGCGCAGTCGATCATCGATTTCCTCCGTGATGAAACCGAGCGTCAGCAACCGTCTACCCCGGCCGTCGCCGACGGCGCTTTGACGCCAGTAAAACCGGGCGATCCAGCCGCGACGGTGAGTCAGATGCGGTAGCGGCGAAATAGCATCATTGAACCGTGTGTCGTGGTCAGAGCCACCTACACTGATGGCTGTAACTGGCCCGATACAAAAACTCCAGGGCACTCCCATGCAGCGACTGGAAGCACAAAAAACATCTGCGCCGGACACGCCGGCGGCAATGGGCAAGAGTTGGCGCGAACAGTTCAATCTGCTGCGCTGGTTCTCGCTCGCGAGCTTTTTCATCATTGCCGCCGTGGCAGTAGGCCTCGGTTATATCTCCACGCGTTTCGTCGTCACCGAAAGCGTTGAGCGCGATGCGTTGCTGACCGCGCAATTTGTTCAGGCCATCGGCGCGGCGGAAATACGCCACGCCGGTATCACCACGGCGCGGACCATGGGTGAAATGCTCGACCCGCGCCAGGACAACAACTTTCCCGACGTCGATCCGGGCGCCCATGCGGCGGCCCGCGCCGAGTTTCTCGACCACGTTGAGCACCTGCCGGACGTTCTCCTGGCCACGGTGTATGCGCTGGATCGCACGGTGATCTGGTCGACCAATCCGGAACTGATCGGGGTCAAATTCGAGGATGACGACGAGCTCGACGAGTCGTTCGAGATGAAAGTCGCGGTGTCCTCCAGTTACCACAAGATCGACGATGAGAAACCCGAGCAGCAGTTGCTGCGCGAACCGAAATACCTGTTCATCGAGAACTACATCCCGATGTTCAACGCCGATAAAAGCAAAGTCATCGCCATGGTCGAGATCTACAAGGAGCCGGCGGATCTGGTTGACCGCATCGACCGTGGGTTCGCCTCGATCTGGGCGGCGACGTGTTTCGGTGGCGCGGCGATCTTCCTCGCCTTGTTCTGGATCGTCCGCCGCGCGGCGAAACTGCTGCAGAGCCAGCAGCAACAATTGATCAGCAACGAAACCTTTGTCGCCCTTGGCGAGATGTCGTCGGCGGTGGCGCACAGTCTGCGCAATCCATTGGCAACCATTCGCTCCAGCGCCGAACTGGCCCAGGAAATCGCCAGCCCCGGCGCGCAGCGCAACATTGGCGACATCATCAGCCAGGTCGATCGCATGTCGCGCTGGGTGCGCGAATTGCTGGTGTCGCTACGGCCGATGAATGACGACGGCGAGGCGGTGGATCTGGTCATGGCGGTCGAAGACACCTTTGGCGCCTTCGAAGCATTGATCAAACGCTGCAATGTCGAAGTGCGATTCAGTCCGCAGAATTGCGCGCCGGTCGTCAGTCAAAAGGTGCTACTCACGCAAATCCTCAATAGCCTGTTTGCCAACGCCCTCGAAGCCATGCCCAAGGGCGGTGTGCTCAGCGTCGAATTCGAATCGCCGCAACCTGACCGCGTGCGCCTGACCGTAAGTGACACCGGCAAGGGCATGAGCGCGCAGCAGCAACTGTTGGTGTTCAAACCGTTTTTCACCACCAAACAGGGCGGCCTCGGGGTTGGTCTGGCGTTGGTCAAAAGAATCATGGAGCGTTTTGAAGGTTCGGTCGTGCTGACCAGCCGCGAGCAGGAAGGAACCCGCGTCAGTCTCAACTTCAAAGTGGCATCGGGAGGGGAATATGGAACACAGCATTCTGCTGGTCGAGGATGACGAACTGCTGGCCGAGAATATTCAGACCTACCTGGAGCGCAAGGACTTCGAGGTGACCGTCTGCCATTCGGCCGAAGACGCGTTGGCGCAACTGGAAACCTTCATGCCTGACATCGTGCTGACCGACAACTCGCTGCCGGGCATGAGCGGCCACGACCTGATCCAGAAGCTGCGCATCAGCGCGCCGGATCTGAAAGTGATCATGATGACCGGCTACGGCAACGTCGAAGATGCCGTGGTGGCAATGAAGGAGGGCGCCTTTCATTACGTCACCAAACCGGTCGCGCTGCAGGAGCTCAAACTGCTCCTCGACAAGGCCCTGGCCACTGAACGAATGGAGCGCACGCTGTCGTTCTATCAGGAACGCGAAGCGCAAAAATCCGGGGTGCAGGCGCTGATTGGCGACTCGGCGCCGATGCAATACCTGAAGAACACCATCGGCCAGTTGCTCGACGCCGAGCGACGCATGGCCAACACCGATCTGCCGCCAGTTTTGGTCGAAGGCGAGACCGGCACCGGCAAGGAGCTGGTGGCTCGTGCGCTGCACTTCGACGGCCCGCGCAGCAAAGGTCCGTTCATTGAATTCAACTGTGCGTCGATCCCGTCGAATCTGGTCGAGTCGGAGCTGTTCGGGCATGAGAAAGGCGCGTTCACTGACGCCAAGGATCGCCGGGTCGGGCTGGTGGAAGCGGCGGATGGCGGCACGCTGTTTCTCGATGAGATTGGTGAAATGGACCTGCTGTTACAGGCAAAGATTTTGAAGTTGCTGGAGGACCGCACCATTCGCCGGGTCGGCTCGGTGAAGGAGCGCAAGGTCAATCTGCGGGTGATCAGCGCGACCAATTGCAACCTTGAGCAGATGGTGCAGCAGGGTAAATTCCGTCGCGATCTGTTTTTCCGTTTGCGGATCATTTCGATCAAAGTGCCGCGCCTGTTTGCCCGGGGCGACGATATTTTGCTGTTGGCGCGGCACTTCCTCGCCAGTCATGGCAAACGCTATGGCAAACCGAATCTGCATTTCAGTCAGCAGGCTGAGGAGTTGCTGCTCAGTTACACCTGGCCGGGCAACGTGCGCGAATTGCGCAACATGCTTGAGCAGACCGTGTTGCTGGCGCCGAGCGACACCATCGCCGCGCATCAGCTCAATGTGTGCATGAGCCTGGTCGACGAGCCGCCGCTGCATATTCATGAAGCACCGATGCACTACGAACCGCGTCCGGCGAGCAACACCGAATCGATGAACCTGCCGGAAGTCGAACGCGACATGGTGCGCAAGATGCTCGACAAGACCGACTGGAACGTCACCAAGTCCGCGCGCCTGCTGGGCCTGAGCCGCGACATGCTGCGCTACCGCATCGAAAAACTCGGCCTGGCCCGCCCCGACAAACGCCAGTGGTAAAAATGCAGATGTCCAAGTCGATACCCCCCCCCCTGTGGGAGCGAGCTTGCTCGCGAAAGCGGTGGATCAGTCACTTTGATGTTGGCTGAAACACCGCATTCGCGAGCAAGCTCGCTCCCACAGGGTTTTGTGGTGTCTGGTTAATACTTGGTCGTCAGAATCAATGCTGCTGCCGACTCAAACACTCCAGCAAACAACCCGGATCCAGCACCTCGTCATTCACATAAATCCCGCGCTCGGCATCGTACGTGCGGATAAACACCCGCACCGTCGCATCCGCCACGGTCGGCAGTTGCGAATCGTAGAACTCATGGTCACCCGGGATCACCACAAAATCCTGTGGCGCCGTATCGTCGTAAGGTTTGGGCGGCGTGGAACTCAGTGAATACGGGGCAGGGTGGGCGAAGGGCTGGTTGGGCCCGTAATAATTGAAATTGCTGTCCAGCGCTTGCGCCTGTGTGGCAGCAAGTAGACAACCAGTCAACAACAGCCGAGCGAACATATGCATGGCGGCACCTGCGAGTGCGGTTTTCCCCAAGGCTATTAACTATAGCTGCCCGACATTCAAACAACCGGGTGATTGATCACATGCTCCGGTTGTGCGCAGGCCTTGAGCACATAGCCGATTGCGCGAAGAAACTCTTCGTTATCCCCATTTGCAAGAACCTGAGACATGTATTCGTTGATGGCTTCGTCACTGTCCAGCAGTGCTATCACGTCGAAATTCGTCAAAGTCTGGCTCATGGTTAAGCCTCCTTAGCCATTTTTGTGCGCGTCGGATGACTGCGCTTTGTGAGGGTATCCACGTGAGCAGAGTTGAATAGTCAGCCGTGTCCTTTATCTGTTTTGATAATTCGCCGACATTTGTAGGCAAGAACATCCTGGTATGTAGGAGCTTACAAGTTTGCAACAACCGCAATTGACGGGCTGATCTAGACTCGGATCCGCTCAATCACGAGCATCGTCCGGAGTGCGCCATGGAAGTGCCCAACAATAAAACCGCCATCGAGAGCAATCGACAGGCGTGGAACGATTCCGCCCGCCATCATCAGGATTCGCTTGACTGGCAGGCTTTACTCGGCGAGGTCGCGCAGACGGATTTCTCTTGCCTTGACGAGACCCTGAGCGGGTTGCTGGAGGTTGACGGTAAAGAGGTGATTCAACTGGGCTGCAATAATGGCCGTGAGAGTCTTTCACTGTTTGCGCTCGGTGCCAGAAGCGTGGTCGGTGTCGATCAATCGGCAGCGTTTCTTGAACAGGCCCGCGAGCTGAACAAGCGTTCACCGCACAACGCCGAGTTCATCGAAAGCGATATCCATCATTTGCCAGCGTCCTTGCACAATCGCTTCGATGTGGCGCTGATCACCATCGGTGTTCTCAACTGGATGCCGGACATCGGCGAGTTCTTTCGCCATGTCGCCTCGACCCTGAAACCGGGTGGCAAACTGGTGATCTACGAAACCCATCCGTTCCTGGAAATGGTCGACCCGGATGCGGAAGATCCTTATCGCCTCGCCAGTTCCTACTTCCGCGCCGAGCCGTTTGTGCAGGAAGAGCCGATCGTCTATGTCGGCAAGGTTGAGCAGCAGTCGGCAAAGTCGTATTGGTTCGTGCATAACCTTGGCGCCATCTTCAGCGCTGCGATTGCGGCGGGACTGAATATTGCGCAT encodes:
- a CDS encoding multicopper oxidase domain-containing protein, yielding MDRTTRNPSNTFLLTPLSVFLMLTLGTMAGVRASPIDDERQPETSDPSAYYDEPADRAGALNNILTLPEANEDSFDLPDGVKGTRAETRIENVLPPSVQTSFNYPTNGKPSPLYGAQPFTQQLTLFEEFGPEKLDPTTPAAPLPFPPAAIGPAPAQDPNNVARSAPPGTALDAFLRQPGLTPFPSQFSNVVDRNPWQAQIEVFLNRHIGSSAEGRPPGKGWAHQRWNEFYPQVAYKTAQTGARLNGGLRDSRQMHGYTMGEFGPGGLYHNVAGVPATDGTAKGVDPRFHPNMPVQNHNAVWTFDGTLPPKLLMVRYGQPVMMRHYNGLPIDPSANRGFGLHTISTHEHNGHAPAESDGYANAFFFPGQFYDYRWPIQLAGYDSINTKAEDPRAAFPCAPGETLWVNDLAPAKKTCDNGTIKIRGDWRETMSTHWFHDHMLDFTAQNVYKGNAAMMNYYSALDRGNESVNDGVNLRLPSGSALPWGNRDYDVNLVFADKAWDQEGQLWFNPFNTDGFLGDQVLVNWQWKPTLDVRARSYRFRILNGSVSRYFKLALVREIKGSGGEFQGPKNSGVTYSRVPFHMIANDGNIMEHSVPFDGSMDLDADGDKQNHNAILPTQGIAERFDIIVNFSKNGIKPGDKLFFVNLQAHDDGKGPKEVIPLGDILSEKYLAVIKQTSKGPQWDKGDPAVGKVLQLNVKAYTGQDLAMNPAAYEPAKPGKAEGLVMIPLKLHRDNVADKAVLAKARHRTFTFGRSDGTDEAPWTVKTDGGFGFHMDPRRLNASTQLSSGPTDAGVTGFGTLEVWNIKAGGKGWSHPVHVHFEEGIILSRGGKAPPEWEKWARKDVYRIGSEADGLDSVEMAINFREFAGTYMEHCHNTQHEDNSMLLRWDLEKPGQLQLMPTPLPSWDGVRYVNSAALPTFRNGDGMGPQVVVKP
- a CDS encoding SCO family protein gives rise to the protein MNRRHGDRPVHTSRSRALGMHLVLMLVACVLGSRVLLAHQSSVGEPPAASESATPWGGDYFPNTLLTDQDGRQVHFFDDLIKDKVVVINFIFTSCSDSCPLETARLRQVQKLLGDRVGQDIFFYSISIDPISDTPEVLKAYSQRFKVGPGWKFLTGEFEDVTDLRKKLGLFIEGVDNGRSKDHNLSLIVGNQTTGRWMKASPFENPWILADQLANTLQNWKQPSIEESYANAPDIRPPSNGEELFRTRCASCHSLGPMDGQGLGMRSIGPDLIGVTRNRDPKWLNRWIREPDRLLAEKDPIALQLYEQFERIPMPNLRLDEQSAQSIIDFLRDETERQQPSTPAVADGALTPVKPGDPAATVSQMR
- a CDS encoding ATP-binding protein; translation: MQRLEAQKTSAPDTPAAMGKSWREQFNLLRWFSLASFFIIAAVAVGLGYISTRFVVTESVERDALLTAQFVQAIGAAEIRHAGITTARTMGEMLDPRQDNNFPDVDPGAHAAARAEFLDHVEHLPDVLLATVYALDRTVIWSTNPELIGVKFEDDDELDESFEMKVAVSSSYHKIDDEKPEQQLLREPKYLFIENYIPMFNADKSKVIAMVEIYKEPADLVDRIDRGFASIWAATCFGGAAIFLALFWIVRRAAKLLQSQQQQLISNETFVALGEMSSAVAHSLRNPLATIRSSAELAQEIASPGAQRNIGDIISQVDRMSRWVRELLVSLRPMNDDGEAVDLVMAVEDTFGAFEALIKRCNVEVRFSPQNCAPVVSQKVLLTQILNSLFANALEAMPKGGVLSVEFESPQPDRVRLTVSDTGKGMSAQQQLLVFKPFFTTKQGGLGVGLALVKRIMERFEGSVVLTSREQEGTRVSLNFKVASGGEYGTQHSAGRG
- a CDS encoding sigma-54 dependent transcriptional regulator, with amino-acid sequence MEHSILLVEDDELLAENIQTYLERKDFEVTVCHSAEDALAQLETFMPDIVLTDNSLPGMSGHDLIQKLRISAPDLKVIMMTGYGNVEDAVVAMKEGAFHYVTKPVALQELKLLLDKALATERMERTLSFYQEREAQKSGVQALIGDSAPMQYLKNTIGQLLDAERRMANTDLPPVLVEGETGTGKELVARALHFDGPRSKGPFIEFNCASIPSNLVESELFGHEKGAFTDAKDRRVGLVEAADGGTLFLDEIGEMDLLLQAKILKLLEDRTIRRVGSVKERKVNLRVISATNCNLEQMVQQGKFRRDLFFRLRIISIKVPRLFARGDDILLLARHFLASHGKRYGKPNLHFSQQAEELLLSYTWPGNVRELRNMLEQTVLLAPSDTIAAHQLNVCMSLVDEPPLHIHEAPMHYEPRPASNTESMNLPEVERDMVRKMLDKTDWNVTKSARLLGLSRDMLRYRIEKLGLARPDKRQW
- a CDS encoding class I SAM-dependent methyltransferase encodes the protein MEVPNNKTAIESNRQAWNDSARHHQDSLDWQALLGEVAQTDFSCLDETLSGLLEVDGKEVIQLGCNNGRESLSLFALGARSVVGVDQSAAFLEQARELNKRSPHNAEFIESDIHHLPASLHNRFDVALITIGVLNWMPDIGEFFRHVASTLKPGGKLVIYETHPFLEMVDPDAEDPYRLASSYFRAEPFVQEEPIVYVGKVEQQSAKSYWFVHNLGAIFSAAIAAGLNIAHFKEYAHSNREEVYDRYLNQEAQMPMCFTLVAIKT